Proteins encoded in a region of the Paenibacillus sp. E222 genome:
- a CDS encoding S-layer homology domain-containing protein — MRQNFKGITLFYLTMLLVLLACPWNKAAAADSYKSLDLYYPTDIDDHWAYDTLDNFVNADLLNGYPLSTGEVALKPNHPITRAEFVSILVQAAGLHSTAQGKAFNDVNAGKWYADAVRIASSLGVVGGISSTEFGPDLPITRGDIAVMVVRTFSSSIQFGGSAKTFKDVPNYYAASAIAKASQAGIVSGMTTTTFQPFAKATRAQSVVMLERALRLEQTQLPDTTELITLASNATEQEITSMSEHSYNQVSDIYATYYTGYQLSFNLTSLEDLTSALDEQSQMDIDWISKPVFSIVERSNQYAVLEANGGKIKTSINAGKDLNEETISLDGLYRLKKMDDNTWKIYAVFTI, encoded by the coding sequence ATGAGACAAAATTTTAAAGGTATCACCCTATTTTACTTAACCATGCTTTTAGTGTTACTAGCCTGTCCTTGGAATAAGGCCGCTGCTGCCGATTCCTACAAATCGTTGGACTTATACTATCCAACAGACATTGACGATCACTGGGCATACGATACCCTTGACAACTTCGTTAATGCTGATTTACTAAACGGGTATCCCCTAAGTACTGGCGAAGTGGCTCTCAAGCCCAATCATCCCATTACCCGTGCAGAATTTGTTTCTATTCTTGTACAGGCGGCAGGGCTACATAGCACTGCTCAAGGGAAAGCCTTTAATGATGTGAACGCAGGCAAATGGTATGCCGATGCGGTCCGGATCGCTAGTTCACTTGGCGTAGTTGGAGGCATATCCAGTACTGAATTTGGTCCAGATCTCCCTATCACCCGCGGAGATATTGCCGTTATGGTTGTACGGACTTTCTCCAGCTCCATCCAATTTGGAGGCTCTGCCAAAACCTTTAAGGATGTCCCCAACTATTACGCAGCCTCGGCCATTGCAAAAGCAAGTCAAGCAGGGATCGTTTCGGGTATGACGACCACCACGTTTCAACCGTTTGCGAAAGCCACTCGCGCCCAATCGGTTGTCATGCTAGAGCGGGCTTTACGTTTGGAACAAACCCAGCTTCCTGATACAACTGAACTGATTACTCTGGCTTCCAACGCAACCGAACAGGAGATTACGTCGATGTCTGAACACAGCTACAATCAAGTGTCTGATATCTATGCTACATATTACACCGGTTATCAGCTCTCCTTTAATCTCACTTCACTTGAAGATCTGACATCCGCTCTGGATGAGCAAAGCCAGATGGATATTGATTGGATCTCCAAACCTGTTTTCTCCATTGTGGAGCGCTCCAATCAATATGCCGTATTGGAAGCGAATGGCGGCAAAATTAAAACGAGCATCAATGCAGGTAAGGACCTAAACGAAGAAACCATTTCATTAGACGGGTTGTATAGGCTCAAGAAAATGGATGATAACACCTGGAAAATCTACGCGGTTTTTACCATATGA
- a CDS encoding PadR family transcriptional regulator, translating into MSIQIFILGALSEGNCYPYDIKKRIGKHLDQTDAKITEGTIYYNFEVLLKKGLIEKVETIQTENRPDKTTYGITEKGRQSLEESIYKVFQKFTNVQSLYAALVHLDKVDNQKIAYLIEDIIEKMNKRLEYIDSHTPQEIDVQEDLKDALLLMRDHAYHSIQSDIIWLQKLLHHVQSRVLKS; encoded by the coding sequence ATGTCGATTCAAATTTTTATACTCGGTGCACTAAGTGAGGGGAATTGTTATCCCTATGATATTAAGAAACGAATTGGGAAACATCTGGATCAAACGGATGCCAAGATTACGGAAGGCACCATTTATTATAATTTTGAAGTGTTGCTGAAGAAGGGCCTGATCGAGAAGGTTGAAACGATTCAGACTGAAAATCGACCGGATAAAACGACATATGGAATCACCGAAAAAGGACGTCAGTCCCTTGAAGAGAGCATATATAAGGTGTTTCAGAAGTTTACGAATGTACAGTCCTTATACGCTGCGTTGGTTCATTTGGATAAGGTGGATAATCAGAAAATCGCATATTTGATTGAGGATATTATTGAGAAGATGAATAAGAGGCTGGAATACATTGATTCTCATACACCTCAGGAGATTGATGTGCAGGAGGATCTGAAAGATGCACTCCTGTTAATGCGAGATCATGCCTACCACTCTATTCAAAGTGATATAATCTGGCTACAGAAGCTGCTGCATCATGTTCAGAGCAGAGTATTAAAAAGCTGA
- a CDS encoding DUF1963 domain-containing protein, producing MHKVTQLLIDPDVLNQNTGIWIGGEVAYVTNWPLNSEGQPLLHLFSIDCNTLLQQHHILSSLPPDKYISVFSTYSASDYFLDQVTYAGDELEWKENILAGSTYVSVTSEPLTSVCPIQSIPLCGVRLTEMEIEEQDFPAFSFFSSMLPNGVNGISHLLEDYQFVGQIYSADFPDPYQDILGLSDATGYLLLRTGPASAQAPLDGIFFVQTA from the coding sequence ATGCACAAAGTTACCCAACTTTTAATTGACCCTGATGTTCTGAACCAGAATACTGGCATATGGATTGGCGGAGAAGTTGCATATGTTACGAATTGGCCGCTTAATTCGGAGGGCCAGCCCTTGTTGCATTTGTTCTCCATCGATTGCAATACACTTTTACAACAGCACCATATCCTTTCTTCTTTGCCACCGGATAAGTATATCTCGGTCTTCTCCACTTATTCCGCTTCAGATTACTTTTTGGATCAGGTAACCTATGCGGGAGATGAGCTGGAGTGGAAGGAGAATATTCTCGCTGGAAGTACATACGTATCCGTAACTTCAGAGCCACTGACTTCCGTATGTCCCATTCAATCCATTCCTTTATGCGGAGTAAGATTGACGGAAATGGAGATTGAGGAACAGGATTTCCCTGCCTTTTCATTTTTCTCTTCCATGCTACCTAACGGTGTAAATGGAATTAGCCATTTGTTAGAGGACTATCAATTCGTAGGTCAGATTTATTCCGCGGATTTCCCCGATCCCTATCAGGATATACTGGGACTTTCCGATGCAACCGGATATTTGTTATTACGAACTGGCCCTGCATCTGCTCAGGCTCCCTTGGATGGGATTTTCTTCGTGCAGACTGCTTAG
- a CDS encoding NADH:flavin oxidoreductase: MSNHQQQQVQSTEKLFQPYTIHHLTLQSRIVMPAMGRAFSPDGVPGSDVAAYYRRRAENGVGLIITEGVTIDHPAATSEPRVPRFHGEEALNGWAEVVRQVHEAGGKIFPQLWHMGMARPAGSQPYPEVPSIGPSGIDLEGNLTGAPMTEAEIVNIIQAFVDAAVHAKRLGFDGIEIQGAHGYLVDQFFWDRTNTRTDRYGGDLIKRTQFATELIQAIRTAVGPDYPIAIRLSQWKMSDYDVKPLDTPDKLEQFLNVLVEAGVDIFHCSTRRFWEPEFDSSKLGFAGWVKKLTGKPTIAVGSVGLDNEFTSLYTEGKGAGHKDLDDLLHRLEQEEFDLVAVGRALLADPTWAVKIRDGRVNEIQAFSPEALATLL, translated from the coding sequence TTGAGTAATCATCAGCAGCAACAAGTCCAATCGACGGAAAAACTGTTTCAACCTTATACAATTCATCATTTAACCCTGCAGTCACGTATCGTTATGCCCGCAATGGGTCGGGCTTTCTCACCAGATGGTGTGCCAGGCTCCGATGTAGCAGCTTATTATCGCAGACGTGCCGAAAATGGTGTCGGACTTATTATTACCGAAGGTGTAACTATTGACCATCCGGCGGCAACCAGCGAACCACGCGTGCCCCGTTTTCATGGCGAAGAAGCATTAAACGGCTGGGCAGAAGTCGTCAGACAAGTCCATGAAGCCGGGGGCAAGATTTTTCCACAGCTCTGGCATATGGGTATGGCTCGTCCAGCGGGATCACAGCCTTATCCGGAAGTTCCGTCCATTGGGCCGTCCGGTATTGATCTTGAGGGAAACTTGACCGGTGCACCAATGACCGAGGCGGAAATCGTCAACATCATTCAAGCTTTTGTGGACGCAGCAGTTCATGCCAAACGGCTTGGGTTTGACGGCATTGAAATTCAAGGAGCACATGGTTACCTGGTTGACCAATTCTTCTGGGACAGAACAAATACACGGACAGACCGCTATGGCGGCGATCTTATCAAGCGAACGCAATTCGCTACCGAACTTATTCAAGCCATTCGTACAGCCGTGGGTCCCGATTATCCGATTGCCATCCGTTTGTCGCAGTGGAAAATGAGTGATTATGACGTCAAACCGCTGGACACACCGGATAAGCTGGAGCAATTCCTGAATGTGCTGGTAGAGGCCGGCGTCGATATATTCCACTGCTCTACCCGACGTTTCTGGGAGCCGGAATTTGATAGTTCGAAACTTGGATTTGCTGGCTGGGTGAAAAAACTGACAGGCAAACCAACGATAGCTGTGGGCTCTGTCGGTCTGGATAATGAATTCACCAGTCTCTATACGGAAGGTAAAGGTGCAGGACATAAGGATTTGGATGATCTTCTTCATCGGTTGGAACAGGAGGAATTTGATCTGGTTGCCGTTGGACGCGCACTACTTGCTGATCCGACGTGGGCCGTGAAAATCCGTGATGGCCGTGTGAATGAAATTCAGGCCTTTTCACCAGAAGCACTTGCTACGTTGCTATAA
- a CDS encoding cytochrome P450 produces MTKSSIISLSEITNFQSKEEEFSPYRWYRSMLNQEPVIYNEETDSWHVFRYDLVKTVLNDHEHFSSVRKRSIVNVGYSSEEEGADSEHHMPDKLDIHNVDPPEHRKRRSLLASAFTPRSLKLWEPRIEAVAEELISEFEGQSEVDIVEAYTSMFPVIIMSDLLGIPSKDRHLFKDWVDTMFMPTTDATFDQINEMKKIAGEEYFKYLYPFVVSKRSNLGEDIISDLIQVELDGEHFTDEEIVRTTMFILGADIETTSNLLANSFYALLYDQPELYAELRDNLELVPAAVEEMLRYRFHISKMDRMVKEDNDLLGVKLKKGDAIVAWMSAANMDETMFEDPFTLNIHRANNNKQLAFGFGTHFCLGAPLARLEAKIVLTAFLKTFTSIEPVQGFNLEENLTASAAGQSLTSLPMKLSR; encoded by the coding sequence ATGACGAAGAGCTCTATTATTTCTCTGTCTGAAATCACGAATTTCCAATCGAAAGAAGAAGAATTCAGTCCCTACCGTTGGTATCGCAGCATGTTGAATCAGGAACCCGTCATCTACAATGAAGAGACCGATTCCTGGCATGTATTCAGGTATGATCTTGTCAAAACCGTGCTTAATGATCACGAGCACTTCTCCAGTGTGAGAAAAAGATCTATTGTTAACGTGGGATATTCAAGTGAAGAAGAAGGTGCGGACAGTGAGCATCACATGCCGGACAAGCTGGATATTCACAACGTAGATCCGCCGGAACATCGCAAGCGGAGATCATTGCTGGCAAGTGCATTTACACCCAGAAGTCTCAAGCTCTGGGAACCGAGAATCGAGGCTGTGGCTGAAGAGCTGATCAGCGAATTTGAAGGTCAATCAGAAGTGGACATTGTTGAAGCTTATACAAGCATGTTTCCTGTCATTATCATGTCGGACCTGCTCGGCATTCCTTCCAAAGATCGTCATTTGTTCAAGGATTGGGTGGACACCATGTTTATGCCTACTACCGATGCCACTTTTGATCAAATTAACGAAATGAAAAAGATAGCCGGGGAAGAATATTTCAAGTACTTGTATCCCTTCGTTGTGTCCAAAAGGTCCAATCTGGGAGAAGATATCATATCGGACCTGATTCAGGTGGAATTGGATGGCGAGCACTTTACGGATGAAGAGATCGTGCGAACCACCATGTTTATTCTGGGAGCCGACATAGAAACCACAAGCAACCTGCTGGCCAACTCGTTCTATGCTCTTCTGTATGACCAACCGGAATTGTATGCCGAACTCAGGGATAACCTTGAGCTTGTCCCCGCCGCGGTAGAGGAAATGCTGAGATATCGCTTTCACATCAGCAAAATGGACCGTATGGTCAAAGAGGATAACGATCTGCTCGGAGTTAAACTGAAAAAGGGAGACGCTATCGTGGCGTGGATGAGTGCAGCCAATATGGATGAGACCATGTTCGAAGATCCGTTCACTTTGAATATTCATCGAGCGAACAATAATAAACAGCTTGCGTTTGGTTTTGGTACTCACTTCTGTCTGGGGGCTCCTCTGGCCCGTCTAGAGGCCAAAATTGTACTGACCGCATTTCTCAAAACGTTCACCAGCATTGAACCCGTGCAAGGATTCAATCTGGAGGAAAACCTGACCGCTTCTGCGGCCGGACAATCTTTAACAAGCCTTCCGATGAAGTTGTCTAGGTAA
- a CDS encoding YhgE/Pip domain-containing protein: MKNILKHGGVKAGIFMIVFYQIVMLTVFMSGYSAIPKNVTNLTVAIVNEDQQSGTEFVQKLQEQLPFKVVTNESLEQAKTGLEDRDIHMIIRIPGDFTEKLSEQDGKAQLQYLINESNPTTITSSMKNVAAEITAQMGAQVQAQSFEGVLSSMQIPAEQSKQIVESTMGKVSSDIVLSNPQPAGMQNQMAPMFITMALYVGAMIYAMQSIGGMKQLQGQMGKWNAFFAMRGTNLLVSIVAPLVGIGIYFMVQGYGVDVFMKMWMVHSLQLFVSIEFTSIFIMLLGQGGMLVNMIFVLSQSIANGTSMSPEMMPAYFKFVSQITPMFYSTHLDYNILFGGGKTVEYAVGLALVGLGAFVINTAIHHFKKAKQTDITQEPVQQPVMI; this comes from the coding sequence GTGAAGAACATACTGAAGCACGGTGGAGTCAAGGCAGGCATATTTATGATCGTTTTTTACCAAATTGTAATGTTGACCGTTTTCATGTCGGGGTATAGCGCAATCCCCAAAAATGTAACGAATCTTACGGTCGCTATTGTCAACGAAGACCAGCAATCCGGAACTGAATTTGTACAAAAGTTGCAAGAACAATTGCCATTTAAAGTCGTTACCAACGAATCATTAGAACAGGCGAAGACGGGGCTGGAAGACCGGGATATTCATATGATCATACGTATACCGGGTGATTTTACGGAGAAACTGTCTGAACAGGACGGTAAAGCTCAGTTACAATACCTGATTAATGAATCGAACCCAACAACAATCACGAGCTCCATGAAAAATGTGGCAGCTGAAATCACCGCGCAGATGGGTGCACAGGTTCAGGCACAGAGCTTCGAGGGTGTGTTGAGCAGTATGCAAATTCCTGCCGAGCAATCGAAACAGATTGTGGAATCCACTATGGGCAAAGTGTCATCCGACATCGTTCTGAGCAATCCGCAGCCAGCAGGCATGCAGAATCAGATGGCACCGATGTTCATCACCATGGCGCTCTATGTTGGAGCCATGATCTATGCGATGCAAAGCATTGGCGGAATGAAGCAGCTGCAAGGACAAATGGGGAAATGGAACGCATTTTTTGCAATGCGAGGTACGAATTTGCTTGTTTCCATCGTTGCTCCACTCGTAGGGATCGGCATTTATTTTATGGTGCAGGGGTATGGCGTGGACGTGTTTATGAAAATGTGGATGGTCCACAGTTTACAGCTGTTTGTGTCAATTGAGTTCACCAGCATCTTTATCATGCTTCTCGGTCAAGGCGGAATGCTGGTCAATATGATATTTGTACTCAGCCAGTCCATTGCAAACGGGACGTCCATGTCACCGGAGATGATGCCAGCATATTTCAAATTCGTGAGTCAAATTACACCGATGTTCTATTCAACACATCTGGATTATAATATTCTCTTTGGCGGAGGGAAGACGGTAGAATATGCGGTTGGACTGGCATTGGTGGGCTTGGGAGCCTTTGTGATCAATACAGCCATTCATCATTTCAAAAAAGCCAAACAGACTGATATAACACAGGAGCCTGTACAACAGCCCGTTATGATATAA
- a CDS encoding AraC family transcriptional regulator, whose product MTREVRTVVFDTDLQLEAYQFEGIMQKFPNHFHDYYVIGFIEQGKRHLVCNNEEYMLNTGDMIIFNPHDPHACEQVDGRTLDYRCINIQPEVMHQYVQEITGQDYLPRFTSPVLYQSEHVGSLHELHQMILEEQADFHKEELLLFLLEQLMREYADADPPVSAQDVTIEIRRICEYIETHYMESITLNQLVELTGLSKYHLLRLFTRQKGISPYRYLETIRINQAKRLLEQGNLPIEVAAQTGFSDQSHFTNFFKKLIGLTPKQYRRIFNHEVDSNRTADDLS is encoded by the coding sequence GTGACTCGCGAAGTGCGAACCGTCGTGTTCGATACCGATTTACAGCTCGAAGCCTATCAATTCGAAGGCATTATGCAGAAATTCCCCAATCATTTTCATGACTATTACGTCATCGGATTTATTGAGCAAGGCAAGCGCCATCTCGTATGTAATAACGAAGAATATATGCTGAACACTGGAGACATGATTATTTTTAATCCGCATGATCCCCATGCCTGCGAACAGGTGGACGGCAGAACTCTGGATTATCGCTGCATCAACATTCAACCTGAGGTCATGCACCAGTATGTACAGGAAATTACAGGACAAGATTACTTGCCCCGATTTACTTCTCCTGTTCTCTACCAAAGCGAACATGTTGGTTCCTTACACGAACTGCATCAGATGATTTTGGAAGAGCAAGCTGACTTTCACAAAGAAGAGCTGCTGCTCTTTCTGCTGGAACAACTGATGAGAGAATATGCGGATGCCGATCCACCCGTTTCTGCCCAGGACGTCACCATCGAGATCAGACGTATATGCGAGTACATAGAGACTCATTATATGGAGAGCATTACGCTGAACCAGCTGGTCGAGTTAACAGGACTGAGCAAGTATCATCTGTTGCGTTTATTTACCCGTCAAAAAGGGATATCTCCCTACCGCTACCTGGAAACGATTCGCATCAATCAGGCCAAACGTCTATTGGAACAAGGCAATCTCCCAATTGAGGTCGCCGCGCAGACCGGTTTCAGTGACCAGAGTCACTTTACGAATTTTTTCAAAAAGCTGATTGGCTTGACACCCAAGCAATACAGACGCATCTTCAACCATGAAGTGGATTCAAATCGCACAGCGGATGATCTGTCATGA
- a CDS encoding pseudouridine synthase: MRINKYISETGYCSRRETNRLIAAGRITINGKVCEKGADVEPEDIVLIDGKEIPYNDREPVYLALNKPIGIVCTAAEQVEGNIIQYVNYPSRIFAIGRLDKASEGLIFLTNDGDIVNKMMRSEHNHDKEYVVTVDKPVTDEFVRAMSQGVEILDVVTKPCEVYQQHSENVFRIILTQGLNLQIRRMCKALGYRVLKLERIRIMNVTLDGLERGQWRHLKKQELENLLSMLN; this comes from the coding sequence ATGCGAATTAACAAATACATCAGTGAAACGGGATATTGCTCCCGCAGGGAAACGAACCGATTAATTGCAGCCGGGCGCATCACGATTAATGGCAAGGTATGTGAAAAAGGTGCGGACGTAGAGCCTGAGGATATCGTGCTCATCGACGGTAAGGAGATTCCTTACAATGATCGCGAGCCTGTTTACCTTGCTCTGAATAAACCTATCGGCATTGTCTGCACCGCAGCGGAACAGGTGGAGGGAAACATCATTCAGTATGTGAATTATCCCTCGCGTATCTTTGCGATTGGCAGGCTGGATAAGGCGTCCGAGGGTTTGATTTTTCTGACGAATGACGGAGATATTGTGAACAAGATGATGCGTTCGGAGCATAACCACGACAAGGAATACGTAGTGACCGTCGACAAACCTGTGACAGACGAATTCGTACGGGCGATGTCGCAAGGGGTTGAGATTCTGGACGTGGTGACGAAGCCGTGTGAGGTATATCAGCAGCATAGTGAGAACGTATTTCGTATCATTTTGACTCAGGGGCTTAATCTGCAAATCCGCAGAATGTGCAAGGCTCTGGGTTACAGAGTACTCAAGCTGGAGCGCATCCGAATTATGAATGTTACGCTGGATGGACTGGAACGTGGACAATGGAGACATCTGAAGAAGCAGGAGTTGGAGAACCTTCTATCCATGTTGAATTAG
- a CDS encoding DMT family transporter: MTGQNKPSTGHLLALLTILIWGTTFISTKVLLIDFTPVEILFFRFVIGYVVLFLIYPRLMRITSLREEMLFIGAGVCGVTLYFLIENIALVYTLASNVGVIVSIAPFFTAVLAHFFLDGETLHKRFIVGFAIALTGIILIGFNGSFILQLNPLGDLLAFVAPAVWAIYSVIMRKIGELPYHTIGATRKVFFYGLLFMLPALFLFEFHFDLGRFANMANLSNLLFLGLGASALCFVTWNRAVSLLGAVKTSVYIYLVPVITVVASALILHERITWITLLGALLTLLGSFISEKKVQRKRMRNPLPKLQ, encoded by the coding sequence ATGACAGGTCAGAACAAACCCTCCACTGGACACCTGCTGGCCTTACTTACGATCCTGATCTGGGGAACAACGTTTATCTCCACTAAGGTGCTGCTGATCGATTTCACCCCGGTGGAAATTCTCTTTTTCCGTTTCGTGATTGGCTATGTAGTGCTCTTCCTGATCTATCCACGGTTGATGCGAATTACCTCGCTCCGAGAAGAAATGCTGTTTATCGGTGCTGGAGTATGCGGAGTTACGTTATATTTTCTTATTGAAAATATTGCACTGGTGTACACCCTCGCTTCCAATGTAGGTGTTATTGTTTCAATTGCCCCCTTCTTTACGGCAGTCCTTGCACATTTCTTTCTGGATGGAGAGACATTGCACAAGCGGTTTATTGTAGGCTTCGCCATTGCCTTGACTGGCATTATCCTGATTGGATTCAACGGCAGTTTCATTCTGCAACTAAATCCGCTGGGCGATCTGCTCGCTTTCGTAGCACCTGCTGTGTGGGCGATCTACTCAGTAATCATGCGCAAAATAGGTGAACTTCCCTATCACACCATCGGTGCAACACGCAAAGTATTTTTTTATGGACTATTATTCATGCTGCCGGCTTTGTTCCTGTTCGAATTCCACTTCGATCTTGGGCGCTTCGCCAACATGGCCAACCTCTCGAATCTTCTCTTTCTCGGGCTGGGTGCCTCGGCCTTATGTTTTGTAACCTGGAACCGGGCAGTGAGTCTGCTGGGAGCCGTCAAAACAAGTGTGTACATTTATTTGGTGCCAGTCATAACTGTCGTCGCTTCTGCACTGATTCTACATGAACGGATTACCTGGATAACGCTGCTCGGAGCTCTATTAACGTTGCTCGGGTCATTTATATCAGAGAAGAAAGTACAAAGAAAAAGAATGCGTAATCCGTTGCCAAAACTTCAATAA
- a CDS encoding TetR/AcrR family transcriptional regulator, which produces MSGEFSPNPNDPRVIRTRQLIQDAFFYHLNKKDFSAITVQDITQKATINRATFYAHFADKYELLESVLSYAFQEYVLKQIDVEAHLTEETLKQLVISLCNYHDSSNQCIKKYESVAPIFEENIKAQLEKLVLELAMSQTHGAEPPRTLAYLATMLSWSIYGVTYRWNLEERQESPAELAERVVPFMMNGTGLLN; this is translated from the coding sequence ATGTCAGGTGAGTTTTCTCCAAATCCCAATGACCCGCGGGTGATTCGAACCCGTCAATTAATTCAGGATGCGTTTTTTTATCATTTGAATAAAAAGGATTTCTCTGCTATCACGGTTCAGGATATTACGCAAAAAGCGACGATTAACCGGGCCACATTTTATGCCCATTTTGCAGACAAATATGAACTGCTTGAATCCGTTTTGTCCTATGCTTTCCAAGAATATGTGCTCAAACAGATTGATGTAGAGGCACATTTGACCGAAGAGACCTTGAAGCAACTGGTGATCTCGTTATGTAATTATCATGATTCAAGCAACCAGTGTATCAAGAAATATGAGTCCGTAGCGCCAATCTTTGAGGAAAACATTAAGGCTCAGTTAGAAAAGCTTGTTCTGGAGCTTGCCATGAGTCAAACACATGGTGCGGAGCCACCCAGAACATTGGCGTATTTGGCAACGATGCTGAGCTGGTCGATCTATGGGGTGACGTATCGTTGGAATCTGGAGGAGAGGCAGGAATCCCCGGCTGAGTTGGCCGAGCGAGTGGTGCCGTTTATGATGAATGGAACAGGTTTGCTGAATTAA
- a CDS encoding Dabb family protein encodes MMYEHLVAFKLNDKITTVKQQELVAQLLALQEQIPGIVDLTAGVNVTEETDHIQGFTLGLRVTFEDQEALRAYGPHPAHQAFVTSLNEWVENVIVVDYPIPSR; translated from the coding sequence ATGATGTATGAACATTTGGTCGCATTTAAATTGAACGATAAAATCACTACGGTCAAACAGCAAGAATTGGTGGCTCAATTGCTCGCTTTACAGGAACAAATTCCTGGAATTGTGGATCTGACCGCAGGCGTTAATGTAACAGAGGAGACGGATCATATTCAGGGCTTCACACTTGGCCTGAGAGTGACGTTTGAAGATCAGGAGGCACTGCGTGCTTATGGCCCGCATCCTGCACATCAGGCATTTGTAACCTCTCTGAATGAGTGGGTGGAGAATGTAATTGTGGTCGATTATCCGATCCCCTCAAGATGA
- a CDS encoding nucleobase:cation symporter-2 family protein, translated as MRETKRMRIFSLGIQHVLAMYAGAILVPLLVGRALNLTAEQLAYLVSIDLLTCGIATWLQARKGKHLGIGLPAVLGSSFVAVTPMIAIGSQYGIPAIYGSIIAAGIFIVICAVFFSKIVKLFPPVVIGTVVTIIGLALIPTGIKNMAGGANSENFGSLDNLALSFGVLLFILVLNRYARGFVKSLAVLLGIIVGTLVAALMGKVNFSSVQEASWFHLPQPFYFGWPTFEIGPIITMIIVGTVVIIESTGVFMALSKICDQPINEKDLARGYRAEGLAFVLGGIFNAFPYNTFAQNVGLVQLSKVKTTNVVVAAGGILIFLGLIPKVAAFATIIPSAVLGGATVVLFGMVVSSGIKMLQQVDFSKQTNLLIVACSVSLGLGVTAVPDLFVQLPQSIRIIVSDGIITGSLCAILLNIFFNLGLKKESLPVQPVQAQEAHT; from the coding sequence ATGAGAGAAACCAAGAGAATGAGGATTTTTTCACTGGGAATTCAGCACGTATTGGCGATGTATGCCGGGGCCATTTTGGTTCCGCTGCTTGTGGGGAGGGCGCTAAACCTGACTGCAGAACAATTGGCGTACCTGGTATCGATTGACCTGTTAACCTGTGGTATCGCGACATGGCTTCAAGCACGTAAAGGGAAGCACTTGGGGATTGGCTTGCCAGCAGTTCTTGGAAGCTCATTTGTTGCTGTGACTCCCATGATTGCGATTGGATCACAATATGGAATTCCGGCCATTTACGGTTCCATCATAGCAGCAGGGATATTCATCGTAATATGTGCTGTCTTCTTTAGTAAAATCGTCAAACTGTTTCCTCCCGTCGTGATTGGAACAGTCGTAACCATTATTGGTCTGGCGTTGATTCCAACCGGCATCAAAAACATGGCAGGCGGAGCAAACAGCGAAAATTTCGGAAGTCTGGACAATCTGGCTCTCTCTTTCGGGGTGCTGCTCTTCATTCTGGTGCTGAATCGATATGCTCGCGGCTTTGTCAAATCCCTCGCAGTCCTCCTTGGTATTATTGTGGGTACCCTCGTCGCTGCCCTCATGGGGAAAGTGAATTTCAGCTCTGTACAGGAAGCCTCCTGGTTCCATTTGCCCCAGCCCTTTTATTTTGGATGGCCTACCTTCGAAATCGGTCCGATCATTACCATGATTATTGTCGGCACCGTTGTCATTATCGAATCTACAGGTGTGTTTATGGCCTTGAGCAAAATCTGTGATCAACCGATTAACGAAAAGGATTTGGCACGAGGATACCGCGCAGAAGGTCTGGCATTTGTACTTGGTGGTATCTTCAATGCTTTTCCGTATAACACATTTGCTCAGAATGTCGGTTTGGTTCAGCTCTCCAAAGTGAAAACGACCAATGTGGTTGTTGCAGCCGGAGGTATTCTGATTTTTCTTGGACTGATCCCCAAAGTTGCGGCATTCGCAACGATTATTCCCAGCGCGGTACTCGGCGGGGCAACGGTTGTTCTGTTCGGCATGGTAGTCTCATCCGGGATTAAAATGCTGCAACAGGTGGATTTCAGCAAGCAAACGAATCTGTTAATTGTTGCTTGTTCGGTATCGCTCGGCCTTGGCGTTACGGCTGTACCTGATCTGTTTGTCCAGCTGCCTCAAAGTATTCGCATTATTGTTAGTGATGGTATTATCACAGGTAGTCTGTGTGCCATCCTTCTCAATATCTTCTTTAACCTTGGATTAAAAAAAGAGAGTCTGCCCGTACAGCCTGTACAGGCTCAAGAAGCACATACGTAA